CTGCATGACCTGCCATAAGGCTACATATTTCTTCTTTCTCTCTTTCATGATTATTTGTTAATGATGACGGACATACCCGGACGGAGGTTCTCCACTTTTTCCATCGGAGAAGCTTTGACTTCAAATGTCTTCAGGTCGAACTGACCGGTAGTCTTGGTTGCCTTCCAGGCAGCGTAAGTACCTAAGTCTTTCAGATAGTATACTTTGAGTTTGACTGTTTTATTATCCAGTGCGGGAACAACGGCTTCAAATTCTGCTCCCATAGTCAGGTTTTTGAGCAAGTCTTCGCGTACGTTGAAAGTCACCCACATATCATTGAGTTCGGCTATGTTCATGATAGGGGCACCTGTACCTACCAATTCGCCTACTTTCGGGAAAATCTCGGAAACTTCTCCGGCAGCCGGAGCAATCAGATAGGTTTCCTTAATGTAAGATTCTACTTCGGCAACAGCTCCTTTTGCACGGTTCACCAACGCTTCGGCAGCCATCTTGTCTTCACGTTCCGCACCGTTCTTTGCCATTGTATATTGTGCTTTGGCAGCTTTCTCGGTAGCGATGGCAGCGTCGCGTTGTGCGGTAACCTCGTCCAGCTTTTGTGCGGGCATCACTCCTTGTTCATACAGGTTCTTGACTCTCTTGTATGATTTCTCGGCAATTGTAACACCTGCCTGAGCTTTCTGCCACATTTCATAGGCTGCCTGAATCTGTTCTTCGCGTGCACCTTTGATTGCTTTTTCGTTTTGTGCCTGAGCGGCAGCTTCGGCGGCACGTGCCTGCTCCATTTTAGCCACTACATCGGGGGCTTCCAGAATAGCCAGTGTATCTCCGGCATTTACGCTTTGTCCTTCTTTCACGCGAAATTCCAGTATACGTCCCGGAACTTTGCTTGAAACGCGGTATTCGGTAACTTCAGCCTGCCCCTGAATAATCTCAGGACCTTTGCGGAGCATGAAAAAGCCAACGACTGCAACGATTGCAATAACTCCCAGTAAAGTAAGAAATGCAAGCAGCATATTGCTGTTTTGTGATTTTATAGGTGCCATATTATTGATGAATTTTAAATTACGAATAATAAATTGATTGAATACCTCAGTCTTTAATTGTCAATTGTCCATTGTCCATTATTTCAGCGTTCCCAAAGACTTCTTCAGATAAATCTCCGTCAGCTTCACGTCGATTTGTGCGTCAATCTTTTCCGATTGGGCGGACAGCCATGCCGTTTGTGCTTCCAGGACATTGCTGGTGGCAATGACCCCTTCTTTGAAGCCTAAGGTGGCATAACGGAGATTTTCGTCAGCCTTTTCCATATTCTTGGTTGCCATTACCAGTTTTTTGCTGGCTTCCTTTACTTTAAAAGCGGATTGGTTAACTTGCAATTCGATCTTTTCTCTCGCATCCTGAAGCTGATATTGTGCGATTCGTGCTTCTGCCTTGGCGGCTTTGGTCTTGTAAATGCCTTCCCCCCAATGCCAGATAGGTATCTGTACCATAACGCCCACATTCCACATTCCTTTGAATTTATTCTCAAAGCTGTTGAATACGGAAGGATTGGTCACCATATAATTTCCCATCAACGCAATGGACGGAAGATGTTCGGCGCGGGTAACATTTATTTTCTGTTTATAAATCTGAGTAGCCAGTTCAAGGCTGCGTATCTCCGGACGGTTGGCGTAAGCGGTGGACATGTCGAAGTGGGTCTCCGGTGTGAGCAGTGGAATGTCCTCCATATTTTCGTCTGCCAACGTGATAGGAGAGCTGAGATCAATGCCACATAGTTGACACAACAACATTCGGGCCAGGCTTAATCCGTCTTCCACTTTAGTCAGTGTCATTTCCGCTTCGTTGACTTTCACACGCACGGACAAACCGTCGGCTTTTGTGGCAACTCCTTCGGCAATCATCTTTTCCACATCGCTGTCCAGCTGCTGCAAAAGTTTGAGATAGCCTTCGGCCAGTTTCTTCTTGTTCACTAAGGATATGACTTGCCAGTAAGCCTGGTCAGTGCTCATGATAACCTCCTGCATGCCTCCTTGATGTTGCTGTTGCGCTAATTCTTCGGCATACTTTGTGATTTTATTATATGCACGGATTTTGCCGCCCATGTATAATGGCTGTGTCAGCGTGATGGCACCTGCATATACATTTCTTGTATCTGTGCGGAGCGCATCCACCAGTGAGTTTCCTGCCTGGTCGAGGGCGGGTAAGGCAGCTCCTAACTTTTCACTTAAAGAAGCGATAAGCGGTCTCAACTCCGGGTGTGCGGTAGCAATCTCTGTAGCCGTCTGTTGTATCGGACCGGCCAAATTGGTCCCCAATCCCGAAAGCGCCGCTTTCTGGTCATTGTTCAATAATGAAAATTCTTTTTGATTTCTCATGTAAGTTCCCGTAGCCGAGAAACTGGGCAGGTAGTTGGTAAATGCAGCTTTGTGCT
This sequence is a window from Bacteroides thetaiotaomicron VPI-5482. Protein-coding genes within it:
- a CDS encoding HlyD family secretion protein, which codes for MAPIKSQNSNMLLAFLTLLGVIAIVAVVGFFMLRKGPEIIQGQAEVTEYRVSSKVPGRILEFRVKEGQSVNAGDTLAILEAPDVVAKMEQARAAEAAAQAQNEKAIKGAREEQIQAAYEMWQKAQAGVTIAEKSYKRVKNLYEQGVMPAQKLDEVTAQRDAAIATEKAAKAQYTMAKNGAEREDKMAAEALVNRAKGAVAEVESYIKETYLIAPAAGEVSEIFPKVGELVGTGAPIMNIAELNDMWVTFNVREDLLKNLTMGAEFEAVVPALDNKTVKLKVYYLKDLGTYAAWKATKTTGQFDLKTFEVKASPMEKVENLRPGMSVIINK
- a CDS encoding TolC family protein; its protein translation is MKKLFLLTILLSLTFIVKAQSFLSLDSCRALALANNKDLLISNEKINAAHYQHKAAFTNYLPSFSATGTYMRNQKEFSLLNNDQKAALSGLGTNLAGPIQQTATEIATAHPELRPLIASLSEKLGAALPALDQAGNSLVDALRTDTRNVYAGAITLTQPLYMGGKIRAYNKITKYAEELAQQQHQGGMQEVIMSTDQAYWQVISLVNKKKLAEGYLKLLQQLDSDVEKMIAEGVATKADGLSVRVKVNEAEMTLTKVEDGLSLARMLLCQLCGIDLSSPITLADENMEDIPLLTPETHFDMSTAYANRPEIRSLELATQIYKQKINVTRAEHLPSIALMGNYMVTNPSVFNSFENKFKGMWNVGVMVQIPIWHWGEGIYKTKAAKAEARIAQYQLQDAREKIELQVNQSAFKVKEASKKLVMATKNMEKADENLRYATLGFKEGVIATSNVLEAQTAWLSAQSEKIDAQIDVKLTEIYLKKSLGTLK